The sequence TCACGGTCTCCTTGCTGATGTTCGCGGGCGGCAACGCGTGGCTCACCGTGATCGGTCCCGGCAGTTCCCCGGCCGTGATCGCCGGCCCGCTGCTGATGACCGGGCTGGGCGCGGGGATCTCGTTCGGCGTGGGCGACGGTACGGCGATGAGTCTCGTCGAGCCGGAGCAGGCCGGTATGGCCACGGGCTTCCTCAACACCATGCGCATCGGCAGCGAAGCCATCGTCATCGCCGTGTACGGCGCGGTCCTCGTCAGCCTCATCGGCACCCGCGTCGGCTCACGGGAACTGGCCGCGAAGGTCGCCGCGGGCGACCTGTCCGGCAACGCCTCGGGCGCGCTGGCCGACGGCTTCACCCACGCCCTGCACATCGCGCTGTACGGCACGGCCGCCGTGTGCGCGATCGGCGCGGTGGCCATCTCCGCCGCCCTGGCCCCGCCGCGCCGGAACACCGGGCCGGCACCGCTCACCGCCGAGGACGCCCGGCAGCCCACGAAGGCCGCGTGAGCGGGCCGCGCGAGGAGTCCTCGCCGGGCTCGGGGGCCTTCGGCCGGCAGAGCCCGCGCACACGGCCGGGACGCTCAGTCGAGACAGAACTCGTTGCCCTCGATGTCCTGCATCACTATGCAGGAATCATTGCCGTCGTACAGGAGTCGCACGCGTACCGCGCCGAGCGGGACCAGTCGTGCGCACTCGGCTTCGAGCGCGGCCAGACGCTCCTCGCCCACGAGGCCGGTGCCGACCCGTACGCAAAGATGCACCCGATTCTTGACGACCTTCTCTTCGGGAACGCGCTGGAAGAACAGTCGCGGGCCCACACCTGAGGGATCGGTGCACGCCCACCAGGAACCCTGATCCTCAGGCGGCCGCGAGCGATCGTATTCCTCCCAGCTGGCGAACCCCTTCGGCGCCGATACGACATACCCCAACACCTCGCACCAGAAACGAGCGACGCGCTCTGGTTCCGCGCAGTCGAAGGTGACTTGGAACTGCCTGATCGTTGACATCGGCGCACCCTAGCAAAGGAGGTTCTGCCCCTCATCTCTGTTCTCGGTCCGTCCGCGGTTTCGTCAGCCCCGGACGCCGGCCGTCTACTGGCGGGCGGGGTGCGCGTACTGCCTGCTGCCGCGACGCCCGCTGGGTGCACCGGGTCGACATCCGGCGCGACCCGGCCGGCGCGGCGGTGGTACGGGCGGTCGGCGGCGGGGACAAGACCGTGCCGACCGTGGTGGTGGCGGGCCGCGCGTACCTCGACGCCGGCCCGCGGTGGCTGCGCGCCCGGCTCTGATCAGCGCGCCCCGGGCCCGGGTACCGTCACAGGCTCAGGGTGATCGCGGCGCCGATGCCTCCCAGCAGCAGGGCGACGCAGACTTCGGGCCAGCCTCCGGCGCGCCAGGGGAAGAAGCGGTCGAGGGCCAGGCGGCCCGGGCCGGTCGCGGCCACGGTCAGGGCGACGACGGCGATGCCCACGTTGTACTCGACGCCGCCGTCCGTCTCCCACAGGCCGTGGGCGCCGGTCACCGTCACCATCGCGTTGATCATCACACCGACCAGCGCGGCGGCCGCGAGCGGCGTGAACAGGCCGGCGGCCAGGCCGAGACCGCCGAGGAACTCGGAGAGGCCGCCGACGATCGCGTACAGCTTCCCCGGGTGAAATCCGAGGCCGGCGAATCCCTTGCCGGTGGCCGTCAGACCCGGTCCGCCGAACAGGCCGAACAGTTTCTGGGCGCCGTGGCCTGCCATGAGCAGCCCGAAGGTCAGCCGGAGGAGGAGAAGTCCCCAGTCGCCGGCGGTCGGCCCGGGCCCCGGCGACCGCCGTGCGGCCGGTCCCGTGGCAGCCGGCGACCGGCCGGTGTCGCGCTTGGTCATCTGAGTGCTCCGGTACGGACGCACGAGAAGGTTGTCGAGGTGCCGGCCCGGTCAGGCACCGGCTCACCGGGCGGCGGCGCGAGGCCCGCGCTTCGGCCGCGGAATGTGGGCCGCCCCTACCGATGCTTCCGCAACCACGGCGTCGGCGCACATCGGCCGACGGTGCGAGCCGACGCGGGCCGCACGGACAGCCGGTCACCGTTTTCCGCCGGCCGGAGAACGGTGCAGAGAACGGCCCGGAGAACGGTCCAGTGAAATCGAAAAGGAACACGACACCCGGCCACCAC comes from Streptomyces sp. SCL15-4 and encodes:
- a CDS encoding VOC family protein, with protein sequence MSTIRQFQVTFDCAEPERVARFWCEVLGYVVSAPKGFASWEEYDRSRPPEDQGSWWACTDPSGVGPRLFFQRVPEEKVVKNRVHLCVRVGTGLVGEERLAALEAECARLVPLGAVRVRLLYDGNDSCIVMQDIEGNEFCLD
- a CDS encoding DoxX family protein, which translates into the protein MTKRDTGRSPAATGPAARRSPGPGPTAGDWGLLLLRLTFGLLMAGHGAQKLFGLFGGPGLTATGKGFAGLGFHPGKLYAIVGGLSEFLGGLGLAAGLFTPLAAAALVGVMINAMVTVTGAHGLWETDGGVEYNVGIAVVALTVAATGPGRLALDRFFPWRAGGWPEVCVALLLGGIGAAITLSL